From Malaya genurostris strain Urasoe2022 chromosome 2, Malgen_1.1, whole genome shotgun sequence:
TGTTCTTCCACCTGGAATTATAGTTAAAAAAATCAGCACATCAGTACCGGGAATCGAAGAAACATTCAACAGAGAAACAGTATTGTCATTTACGGGTAAGTCATCAACATTCCTgttcatttgaaaatttcaaaaacttttatATAAACTGCTTTGCTAAGAATTCTCAGAAATTTGAGCTACGTAATTAAAGACTTTCCCTGTGAAATctctgtaaataattcaatgcTATTTGAGAAATGACTGCTTACAATCTGTTAAATCGTAATCTTCGTTAGAGATTCAAAAATTTCTGGAGGCTCTCGCAATCATCTCTACTtcattaaaaaactttttttaaagttgatgaactgaaactttttttatcgaaaaaaaaattaaatccggACTTTCATATATTTATTAGGATTTAGTTTATTATAAAACGAGTGAAATATATAAATCTGTATAGAATTTTCATTAAGACCTAAGTGACAATGAGAGGTTCCttctcgattattacggtactcttagcaaaaCTTCTCCACAATTATTTGTCGATAATAATAACTGAAACTATCATCTTTGCATTGCATTGAAACTATATGCATTGAAGAAATCAGCTAAAAATACAGGAATATTTCACGATAAATGAAAGAGAAACTTAACAAAGAGAATCTTTCATTGTCTCTAATAGGTTGCAATGATAATTCTATACAGaaatattgaattaaatgtTCGATACATGTTTTATATATGAATTATATTTTTCTCAGGATCACAACCATCAACTGTATTTCCCGGACAAGCAGTGCGCGTTGAAAGTAAATACCATTTATTAAATTATGATGAAAATGTGATTTAACCAAATACTTTTTTAGCCCATGACAAAAGCGAAGATACCAAATGTAATGCTTCTTCATATAACAATCAGGACGCCCAACTACAAGAACTAGATTCGTCTATTCAGGATATTTCAAATACAGCGGACAATGAAGGTACTATATCTAGTTTTTGTTCTAATTTTCTCACATAGTTATGCAACTATTTCTTCACTCAAAAACCTGTTGTATTGATGTAatgacctacaaattaaattaattttcagtcaaattttgaattcggttggcttttctgtttcaacagacttcgcagacgattcttagcgtacagtcaTTGTATGACTAGTTCTACGGTCATATTAAccttgcattgaaccgtcaacctgaGACTCACTGTGCTATTCTAGAACCAGAAACCGAAAGCAGACTATGAGATCATCAATCCtttcgtttgtgaaaatcggttcagctcttTCTACATCTAATTTAAAGATGTGCTTACCAAACAATCACTGAAACATAAATGCATACATACTAACAGATCTGAATGGTCATTCGTCTATCAAATTCCTTGCTGATATGTTTTGATCTTAATATAAAGTTTGGTATCCAAATCGTTTGATTTCTCGTTATATCTTTTTCGGATTGGCCCGAAATTCTCCACCAtaaaaaatgatcaaaattatgATCGCAATACATAGTCCATAAAATACCATTCTAACAGATATtatacattttcagatttatcaTCCAGTACTATTGAGCGCCTCGTCAAGATAGGTGAGTTTGTTTGGAAGGCATTTTTTCGAATCaatatttaaacaaaaattgttacagaaaAAATGCTACATGCGTCGAATTTATACCATGCAACAAACAAGCGATGCCTGTATACACTCATGAGAGATATGAAAAGTGTGATAACCCACCTCGGCAATGTTTCAATTTCAACTGCGGGTATCAAGATGCCAGTTCTCAATGATGAAGAGTTGGCGAATTTGGAAAATTACTCGGAAACAGCTGAAGGAAAGGCAGTTTTGCGTCAACGATTTGAAGGAGAGAACTCCGAAACTCTATACAATTATTGCAGACATTTCTCGGAGCAACTATTTGAGCATACGAGCTACCCGAGTATAATAGAATAACAAACCGGatgcagaaaaatattttattttgttacaagaaacagaaaaagAACTAGTTTTGGTTCCAAATCCTGAAAAAAGTAGAaggtaacaaattttgatatACACTTGTTATCAATAATCGGAATGGTAAACATACAAATTTGCTACACATTTGATAGTTGCTATCaacggaaaatataaagaaataaCTGAGTTCTAATTATGGGTTATCTTTCAAATTTAATTATGTTAGTTTTTATTCTTACCAAAAAATATTACCGACAAATAAAAAcgataattttgttttatttcattaCGAGTGCCGGTTTACTATCACAAACTCTTTTATCTGAAacttaaaaaaacatttgaagatttATGCTAGTCTCTgaagttttaaaaatttccgTATGACTCTTACAATTATTGATTGATATGCTGCTAATATCTGTAGTTATTTGTACTTTTTAGTCGACTTGAGTACGAAACTTACAAATAGAGATGAAATTTAGTATTTCGTTTACCTGCCTTATTGTCATGTTCACACATTGTCTTATTGTATTGTTTATCTTAATGATTCGACATAAGGAGCTGAACTCGTAtagaaataaattattaaaaacaCGCTCTGAATTCAATTCCTGTCCTACAATGTATATGTTATCATACTCATCGGTTAGAATATTCTGTATTTGAAAGAaacaattgtttaaaaatatgaaagaatcatcatatttgaatttttcacatgTTAATTTGGTGCAATACCTGATTCCTTTGAAGGAAAACTTACTGTGATATGAAAAATTAGTAGCAACAATATCTTTATCTAGCATTTCTCTGTCTGCAACGAACTTAAATCTTGAATCATATCGCAAACGAGgaagttttaaattaaattttgtt
This genomic window contains:
- the LOC131431588 gene encoding uncharacterized protein LOC131431588, encoding MAPKFKKQKATSTLSQLPMVHNKQSGSAQCKIDFKAIERLSDNRESSIPVVLPPGIIVKKISTSVPGIEETFNRETVLSFTGSQPSTVFPGQAVRVETHDKSEDTKCNASSYNNQDAQLQELDSSIQDISNTADNEDLSSSTIERLVKIEKMLHASNLYHATNKRCLYTLMRDMKSVITHLGNVSISTAGIKMPVLNDEELANLENYSETAEGKAVLRQRFEGENSETLYNYCRHFSEQLFEHTSYPSIIE